From one Candidatus Zixiibacteriota bacterium genomic stretch:
- a CDS encoding GDSL-type esterase/lipase family protein codes for MIRKALFSLCALVAGLALLEGGARLFELALGGAPGREAPHGWQATFFSELFDWHEPDPDLLWRFRAGLDNPLIRTNNDHLIGDELRPKAPGAVRVVVLGDSSPVGLGLPSYRQTFATLLEQELVQRTGREVQLINAAVSGYTSEQVRRFLEIHGRKLQPDAVVLYCGNNDASVSGPYGDQQLLEAQRLVGLRRALSHLAMYRVLRALLAPTRTEDQPGNSLVVRVPPERYAHNLRAIADLCETLRARLYICEPPVPLLWPAGLQFKIFRHVTDKSGEVLLPARMREILQRDVQYCLSPARFQLLYGDADRITRAVYSSAAVDTRERGSLEVLLDLSPDRDSSDAVGWNNLGVQFWTQGAFDSALVCLKRARTIYMEEFGGNAAVDILAAGSPILFNTGIVTLSLGPDSLATVITDSLLAYAWLDSALQADYFSLRIKREYTKWIRLVADEKQVTRIDLPALFSRGGGETLFVDHCHPVARGHQLIADALADEITADLTKPNAD; via the coding sequence ATGATCCGGAAAGCGCTATTCTCGTTGTGTGCTCTCGTGGCAGGGCTTGCCCTGCTCGAGGGCGGCGCCCGGCTGTTCGAACTGGCGCTCGGCGGGGCGCCGGGCCGCGAAGCCCCACACGGCTGGCAGGCCACGTTCTTTTCAGAGCTGTTCGACTGGCATGAACCGGACCCTGATCTCCTCTGGCGTTTTCGTGCCGGTCTGGACAACCCGCTCATCCGCACCAACAATGATCATCTCATCGGTGACGAACTGCGCCCGAAAGCTCCGGGCGCAGTTCGTGTCGTTGTCCTCGGCGATTCGTCACCTGTCGGACTCGGTTTGCCGTCGTACCGGCAAACGTTCGCCACGCTACTCGAGCAGGAACTGGTGCAGCGGACCGGCCGGGAGGTGCAACTCATCAACGCTGCCGTCTCCGGCTATACGTCGGAACAAGTCCGCCGCTTTCTGGAGATCCACGGCAGGAAGTTGCAGCCCGATGCCGTTGTCCTGTACTGCGGAAACAACGACGCGTCAGTATCGGGCCCGTACGGCGATCAACAGTTGCTCGAGGCGCAGCGCCTGGTTGGTCTCCGTCGCGCGCTGTCGCACCTCGCCATGTATCGGGTGCTGCGAGCGCTCCTTGCGCCCACGCGAACGGAGGACCAGCCCGGTAATTCCCTCGTAGTGCGGGTACCCCCTGAACGATATGCACACAACCTCCGCGCTATCGCCGACCTCTGCGAAACACTGCGGGCTCGGCTGTACATCTGCGAACCACCCGTTCCGCTCCTGTGGCCCGCGGGACTTCAATTCAAAATCTTCAGACACGTAACGGATAAATCGGGCGAGGTGTTGTTGCCCGCACGAATGAGAGAAATCCTCCAGCGTGACGTACAGTATTGCCTCAGCCCGGCCCGCTTTCAGCTTCTGTACGGAGACGCCGATCGCATCACCCGCGCGGTATATTCCTCGGCAGCCGTCGACACGCGCGAACGCGGCAGTCTCGAGGTCCTCCTCGACCTGTCGCCGGATCGCGATTCCTCAGATGCGGTCGGTTGGAATAATCTCGGTGTGCAGTTCTGGACGCAGGGGGCGTTTGACTCGGCGCTGGTTTGTCTCAAGCGCGCCCGCACTATCTACATGGAAGAATTTGGCGGCAACGCCGCGGTCGATATTCTGGCGGCCGGCTCTCCAATATTGTTTAACACGGGAATCGTCACGCTGTCGCTGGGACCGGATTCGCTGGCAACCGTCATTACTGACTCATTGTTGGCGTACGCCTGGCTCGATTCCGCGCTGCAGGCTGACTACTTCTCGCTGAGAATCAAACGGGAGTACACCAAATGGATCCGACTGGTAGCCGACGAGAAGCAGGTCACGCGAATAGACTTGCCGGCATTGTTCTCAAGAGGAGGAGGGGAGACGCTCTTCGTAGACCATTGCCACCCGGTTGCGCGGGGACACCAGCTGATTGCTGACGCGCTGGCCGACGAAATCACCGCCGATTTAACAAAACCGAACGCGGATTGA